The following are from one region of the Qipengyuania flava genome:
- a CDS encoding LysR family transcriptional regulator, with translation MKRTHLPLNALRVYDAAARHLSFTRAADELAVTPAAVGQQIRALEDHLGTVLFRRTSKGLELTQEGSAGLDALREGFLKFEESVSAMQAGQASDSYTIACPREFYAQWLAPRLAKFGEANPDIKFTFVADEHADFTEANLDCAIRLVDGPGDLQGIELDEARRVTVARPKEHGGAPDQWIDWGLPLQDGIAAHVTVSNAGQALSSALAGLGKAILPELLAKESIEAGKLEVLDGPHTGTRAYWLVAPTPQWRTKKVKALVGFLAEN, from the coding sequence ATGAAGCGCACCCATCTGCCCCTGAACGCCCTGCGCGTGTACGACGCCGCCGCCCGGCACCTGTCCTTTACCCGCGCCGCGGACGAGCTTGCCGTTACGCCTGCAGCCGTCGGCCAGCAGATTCGCGCGCTCGAAGATCACCTAGGCACCGTATTGTTCCGCCGCACGAGCAAGGGGCTGGAGCTGACGCAGGAAGGCTCGGCCGGTCTCGACGCGCTGCGCGAAGGGTTCCTGAAGTTCGAGGAAAGCGTGTCGGCCATGCAGGCTGGACAGGCGTCCGACAGCTACACCATCGCCTGCCCGCGCGAATTCTACGCCCAATGGCTGGCCCCGCGCCTGGCAAAGTTCGGCGAGGCAAACCCGGACATCAAGTTCACCTTCGTCGCCGACGAACACGCCGATTTCACCGAGGCAAACCTCGACTGCGCGATCCGGCTGGTCGACGGCCCGGGCGACTTGCAGGGCATCGAGCTCGACGAAGCGCGCCGCGTCACCGTCGCCCGGCCGAAGGAGCATGGCGGCGCGCCCGACCAGTGGATCGACTGGGGCCTCCCCCTGCAGGATGGCATTGCCGCGCATGTTACCGTTTCGAACGCCGGACAGGCGCTGTCCTCGGCGCTTGCGGGTCTCGGCAAGGCGATCCTTCCCGAGCTTCTCGCCAAGGAATCGATCGAAGCGGGCAAGCTCGAAGTGCTCGACGGACCGCACACGGGCACGCGCGCCTACTGGTTGGTCGCCCCGACGCCGCAATGGCGAACGAAGAAGGTAAAGGCGCTGGTCGGCTTCCTCGCCGAAAATTAG
- a CDS encoding RNA degradosome polyphosphate kinase, whose amino-acid sequence MPADVSPQLPANDPGADAPTAPEDRYTNRELSWLSFNRRVLAECENERYPLLERLRFLSISANNLDEFTMVRVAGLEGQVQRGIETQGIDGASPRQQLEAIRDQLLALEVRQQKNLDTLSGLLAEEGILLAAIDELPKDQQKWLGEYFESDILPLITPQAIDPSHPFPFVANQGIGVIFRLKRGKRKADLIEMVLIPSGAPRFVRVPGEKAVYVAIEQLVTRFAGQLFPGFKILGDGIFRVIRDSDIEVEEEAEDLVRFFRTAIQRRRRGRTVLLELDDECDEVAEALLREQLEVDEGMIVKSAGMLGLADLSAICNEPRPDLKFAPFAPRYPERILEHDGDCFAAIREKDIVIHHPFESFDVVVDFLSQAARDPAVVSIKQTLYRAGDQSPVIAALIQAAQNGKAVTAVVELKARFDEERNIHWANELERAGVQVIYGFTEWKTHAKVSLVVRREEDGYRTYCHFGTGNYHPINAKIYTDLSFFTADPALGRDAAKMFNFITGYIEPDELEKIAVSPIGLQEQLFQMVDAEIANARDGKPAGIWVKLNSITNKAMIDKLYEASQAGVEIRMVVRGICSLRAGIPGVSENISVKSIIGRFLEHSRVWAFANGKELPSRQAKLFVTSADAMSRNLTRRVEVLVPITNKTVHDQVLGQVMLANILDTEQSWSLAPDGQYHRMRQGDGGFNCHEYFMANPSLSGRGAALADHEVPRLSLPGADQ is encoded by the coding sequence ATGCCTGCCGACGTCTCCCCCCAACTCCCGGCCAACGATCCGGGAGCCGACGCGCCCACGGCGCCGGAGGATCGGTATACCAATCGCGAGCTGAGCTGGCTCTCGTTCAACCGCCGCGTGCTCGCCGAATGCGAGAACGAGCGCTATCCGCTGCTCGAACGGCTGCGCTTCCTGTCGATTTCGGCGAACAATCTCGACGAGTTCACCATGGTCCGCGTGGCCGGCCTCGAAGGCCAGGTGCAGCGCGGCATCGAAACGCAGGGCATCGACGGCGCCTCGCCGCGCCAGCAGCTCGAGGCCATTCGCGACCAATTGCTCGCGCTCGAAGTCCGGCAGCAGAAGAACCTCGACACGCTGAGCGGCCTGCTCGCCGAGGAAGGCATCCTGCTGGCCGCGATCGACGAGCTTCCCAAGGACCAGCAAAAGTGGCTCGGCGAGTATTTCGAGAGCGACATCCTGCCGCTGATCACGCCGCAGGCGATCGATCCCAGCCACCCCTTCCCCTTCGTCGCCAACCAGGGGATCGGGGTGATTTTCCGGCTGAAGCGCGGCAAGCGCAAGGCCGACCTCATCGAGATGGTCCTGATCCCCAGCGGGGCGCCGCGCTTCGTGCGCGTACCGGGCGAAAAGGCGGTCTACGTCGCCATCGAACAGCTGGTGACGCGCTTTGCCGGCCAGCTCTTCCCCGGCTTCAAGATCCTCGGCGACGGCATTTTCCGCGTCATCCGCGACAGCGATATCGAGGTCGAGGAAGAGGCCGAGGACCTCGTGCGCTTCTTCCGCACCGCGATCCAGCGCCGCCGCCGCGGGCGCACGGTGCTGCTGGAACTCGATGACGAGTGCGACGAGGTGGCCGAAGCGCTGCTGCGCGAACAGCTCGAGGTCGATGAGGGCATGATCGTGAAGAGCGCCGGGATGCTCGGCCTCGCCGATCTGTCGGCGATCTGCAACGAACCGCGCCCGGACCTCAAGTTCGCCCCCTTCGCGCCGCGCTATCCCGAACGCATCCTGGAACATGACGGGGATTGCTTCGCCGCGATCCGCGAGAAGGACATCGTCATCCACCACCCCTTCGAAAGCTTCGACGTGGTGGTCGATTTCCTGTCGCAGGCGGCGCGCGATCCGGCGGTCGTGTCGATCAAGCAGACGCTCTACCGCGCGGGCGACCAGTCGCCGGTCATCGCCGCGCTGATCCAGGCGGCGCAGAACGGCAAGGCGGTGACCGCCGTGGTCGAGCTGAAGGCCCGCTTCGACGAAGAGCGCAACATCCACTGGGCGAACGAGCTCGAACGCGCGGGCGTCCAGGTGATCTACGGCTTCACCGAGTGGAAGACCCACGCCAAGGTCAGCCTTGTCGTCCGGCGCGAGGAAGACGGCTACCGCACCTATTGCCACTTCGGGACGGGCAACTACCACCCGATCAACGCCAAGATTTACACCGACCTCAGCTTCTTCACCGCCGACCCGGCGCTGGGGCGCGATGCGGCCAAGATGTTCAACTTCATCACCGGCTACATCGAACCCGACGAGCTGGAGAAGATCGCCGTCTCCCCCATCGGCTTGCAGGAGCAGCTGTTCCAGATGGTCGATGCCGAGATCGCCAACGCCCGCGACGGCAAGCCCGCCGGCATCTGGGTGAAACTCAATTCGATCACCAACAAGGCGATGATCGACAAGCTCTACGAAGCCAGCCAGGCGGGCGTGGAAATCCGCATGGTCGTGCGCGGCATCTGCAGCCTTCGCGCGGGGATTCCCGGCGTATCGGAGAACATCAGCGTCAAATCGATCATCGGCCGCTTCCTCGAACATTCGCGCGTCTGGGCCTTTGCCAACGGCAAGGAGCTGCCGAGCCGCCAGGCCAAGCTGTTCGTGACCAGCGCCGATGCAATGAGCCGCAACCTCACCCGCCGGGTCGAGGTGCTGGTGCCGATCACCAACAAGACCGTCCACGACCAGGTGCTGGGCCAGGTCATGCTCGCCAACATTCTCGACACCGAACAGAGCTGGAGCCTCGCGCCCGACGGCCAGTACCACCGCATGCGGCAGGGCGATGGCGGTTTCAATTGCCACGAATATTTCATGGCCAACCCCTCGCTGTCCGGGCGCGGTGCCGCGCTAGCGGATCATGAAGTGCCGCGCCTCAGCCTGCCAGGAGCCGATCAGTGA
- a CDS encoding Ppx/GppA family phosphatase: protein MKKSRSAKWQRRLIQPPRAVIDIGSNTVRMVIYEGTARAPEVVWNEKVAARLGRDLSETGRIPQEAWDEAIAALARYALITGDLGIDDIQTVATAAARDAENGAEFLKAVADLGLEPRLLSGEEEACASAMGALGAFPGANGVVADLGGGSLELVSIAENECHEASSLQLGTLRLPALREKGPEGFTAAVHDQLASVGWAAAHSGPMYMIGGTWRALAAYAMRYFDYPLTDPHGYTLMPDDARRLARELDGAKPEKLMEISGISPMRAHYLPDAAALLRPLLDAVEPDELIFSSWGIREGLLYSRLAPAQMRADPLLAGVTAYTAPRDASVTEATLLAAWTVDLADGDGRVNERLRLAAAQLSGALQRVEPNLRSSHAIEWALGKRWIDLDARGRAMICAALFGSLGRTALPEKLRELASDDDLREGMTWGLGFRLARRLGGGSKVSLSTSALRRKKKSLVLRLNESRSALAAYPATKDFEMLADWLDLKPKIKIGDFKFSGIGEDEEDD from the coding sequence GTGAAGAAATCCCGTTCGGCGAAGTGGCAACGCCGGCTGATCCAGCCGCCGCGCGCGGTTATCGATATCGGGTCAAACACGGTCCGCATGGTGATCTACGAAGGCACCGCCCGCGCGCCCGAAGTGGTCTGGAACGAGAAGGTCGCCGCCCGCCTTGGCCGCGACCTGTCCGAGACCGGGCGCATCCCGCAGGAGGCCTGGGACGAAGCCATCGCCGCCCTCGCCCGCTACGCGCTGATAACGGGCGACCTGGGGATCGACGACATCCAGACGGTCGCGACGGCAGCCGCGCGCGACGCGGAAAACGGGGCGGAGTTCCTGAAGGCCGTGGCCGACCTCGGCCTCGAGCCGCGCCTGCTCTCGGGCGAGGAAGAGGCCTGCGCCTCGGCAATGGGCGCACTGGGCGCTTTCCCCGGCGCGAACGGCGTGGTTGCAGACCTTGGCGGCGGCAGCCTCGAGCTGGTTTCGATCGCCGAGAACGAATGCCACGAGGCCTCCAGTCTGCAGCTCGGCACGCTGCGCCTGCCCGCGCTGCGCGAAAAGGGGCCGGAAGGTTTCACCGCCGCCGTGCACGACCAACTCGCGTCGGTCGGCTGGGCTGCGGCGCATTCGGGGCCGATGTACATGATCGGCGGCACCTGGCGCGCGCTGGCCGCCTACGCCATGCGCTATTTCGACTACCCGCTGACCGACCCGCATGGCTACACGCTGATGCCTGACGACGCCCGCCGCCTGGCGCGCGAGCTTGACGGCGCGAAGCCGGAAAAGCTGATGGAGATCAGCGGTATCAGCCCGATGCGCGCGCATTACCTGCCCGATGCAGCGGCGCTGCTGCGCCCGCTGCTCGACGCGGTGGAACCGGACGAGCTGATCTTCTCTTCATGGGGCATTCGCGAAGGCCTGCTCTATTCGCGGCTGGCACCGGCGCAGATGCGCGCCGACCCGCTGCTGGCCGGGGTCACCGCCTACACCGCGCCGCGCGACGCCTCGGTCACCGAAGCCACGCTGCTGGCGGCCTGGACGGTGGATCTTGCCGATGGCGATGGCCGGGTGAACGAGCGGCTGCGCCTCGCCGCCGCCCAGCTATCGGGTGCGCTCCAGCGCGTTGAGCCGAACCTGCGGTCGAGCCACGCGATCGAATGGGCGCTGGGCAAACGCTGGATCGATCTCGACGCGCGCGGCCGCGCGATGATCTGCGCGGCTCTGTTCGGCAGCCTCGGGCGCACCGCACTGCCCGAAAAGCTGCGCGAGCTCGCCAGCGACGACGATCTGCGCGAAGGCATGACCTGGGGCCTCGGCTTCCGTCTCGCCCGCCGGCTTGGCGGGGGCAGCAAGGTGTCGCTTTCGACCAGCGCGCTGAGGCGCAAGAAGAAGAGCCTCGTCCTGCGCCTCAACGAAAGCCGTTCGGCGCTCGCCGCTTACCCGGCGACCAAGGACTTCGAGATGCTGGCCGACTGGCTGGACCTGAAGCCCAAGATCAAGATCGGCGATTTCAAGTTCTCCGGCATCGGAGAAGACGAAGAGGACGACTGA
- the apaG gene encoding Co2+/Mg2+ efflux protein ApaG: MKELFQHAATTDGVTVRVAVNFLPEQSRPEAGKWFWVYHIRIENGSHERVQLVTRHWRITDGAGMVSHVDGEGVVGEQPILHPGQSHDYVSGCPLDTPHGSMEGFYTFHAEDGSPREVRIPFFPLAAPATAD, from the coding sequence ATCAAGGAGCTCTTCCAGCATGCTGCGACGACCGACGGGGTTACCGTCCGGGTCGCTGTGAACTTTCTGCCCGAACAGTCCCGCCCCGAAGCGGGCAAGTGGTTCTGGGTCTATCACATCCGCATCGAAAACGGCTCGCATGAGCGCGTCCAGCTGGTCACCCGCCATTGGCGGATCACCGATGGCGCGGGCATGGTCAGCCATGTCGATGGCGAAGGGGTGGTCGGCGAACAGCCGATCCTGCACCCGGGGCAGAGCCACGACTATGTCTCGGGCTGCCCGCTCGACACGCCGCATGGCTCGATGGAAGGCTTCTACACCTTCCACGCGGAAGACGGGTCGCCGCGCGAAGTGCGCATCCCCTTCTTCCCGCTGGCAGCACCGGCCACTGCGGACTGA
- a CDS encoding TadE/TadG family type IV pilus assembly protein, producing the protein MIARIADLLRRLGRNEKGNVLLIAGAALTGMVGAAGIGVDTVQWYLWKRQMQQAVDTGAVAGALMKTQGLAHSAAVTSEITRTANTAYVLEAVNTPPATGTFAGDASAIEVIATTSASLPFSSVFLAQAPTIRTRAVARAVAVGEPCVIGLADSGTGVEVFGSATVSLDCPVASNSPGGVSIDFNGGAYLDTDLVNSVGGIDYASGNLPSDAAIVSYGLPVEDPLASRGLTPPSSPSACHANNYKINPSDTETLPGDKRWCNGLTIQGTAYLEGGVYIIDGGDLKINSGAEVYLAGSGGVTFILTGNNASTIAEISINGSATIDIAAPTSAENATWGGILFYQDPLGPAVHTINGGADIDLEGIIYMPKGDVTYNGSASADAQCLLLITERVRFGGTNNIENNCNSDVDSVDAVARVVRVVE; encoded by the coding sequence ATGATCGCGCGTATCGCCGATTTGTTGCGCCGCCTGGGGCGAAACGAGAAGGGCAACGTGTTGCTGATCGCCGGTGCGGCGCTGACCGGGATGGTCGGCGCCGCCGGTATCGGCGTCGATACCGTCCAGTGGTACCTGTGGAAGCGCCAGATGCAGCAGGCGGTCGATACCGGCGCGGTCGCCGGCGCGCTGATGAAGACGCAGGGGCTGGCGCATTCCGCCGCCGTCACCAGCGAGATCACGCGTACTGCCAACACAGCCTATGTCCTTGAAGCGGTCAACACGCCGCCAGCGACGGGCACTTTCGCAGGCGATGCCTCGGCGATCGAGGTCATCGCGACGACCAGCGCCTCGCTGCCCTTCTCCTCGGTCTTCCTCGCGCAGGCCCCGACCATCCGCACCCGCGCCGTCGCGCGCGCCGTGGCCGTGGGCGAGCCCTGCGTCATCGGCCTTGCCGACAGCGGCACGGGCGTCGAGGTTTTCGGTAGCGCAACCGTCTCGCTCGATTGCCCGGTGGCCAGCAATTCCCCCGGGGGCGTGTCGATCGACTTCAACGGCGGCGCCTATCTAGACACGGACCTCGTCAACTCGGTCGGCGGGATCGACTACGCCAGCGGCAACCTTCCCTCCGACGCGGCGATCGTTTCCTACGGCCTGCCGGTAGAAGACCCGCTGGCCAGCCGCGGCCTCACCCCGCCGAGCAGCCCCAGCGCCTGTCACGCCAACAATTACAAGATCAATCCGAGCGACACCGAAACGCTGCCGGGCGACAAGCGCTGGTGCAACGGCCTGACCATCCAGGGCACCGCCTATCTCGAAGGCGGGGTCTACATCATCGATGGCGGGGACCTGAAGATCAACTCGGGCGCCGAGGTGTACCTGGCCGGCAGCGGCGGGGTGACCTTCATCCTCACCGGCAACAACGCCAGCACCATTGCCGAAATCTCCATCAACGGCAGCGCCACGATCGACATCGCCGCGCCGACCTCGGCCGAGAACGCCACCTGGGGCGGCATCCTGTTCTACCAGGACCCGCTGGGGCCCGCGGTTCACACGATCAACGGCGGCGCGGATATCGATCTTGAAGGCATCATCTATATGCCCAAGGGCGACGTGACCTATAACGGCAGCGCTTCGGCCGATGCGCAGTGCCTGCTGCTGATCACCGAGCGGGTCCGCTTCGGCGGGACCAACAATATCGAGAACAACTGCAACTCCGACGTGGACAGCGTGGACGCTGTCGCCCGCGTCGTTCGCGTGGTGGAGTAA
- a CDS encoding TadE/TadG family type IV pilus assembly protein — MLFAFFQRLLRDQNGVGFVELALVAPLLALLFLGMIDLSKIVTTRVDLEQAAQRTTDFALAKRPPNGNTAYLVTEAKNASGVTNTADVTVKLTLECDGTVQANFTDSCSSGQVTARFAEVAIKRQVSTGFNWRAIAAMFGGGSGTYRPVTVTGDSVVRLQ; from the coding sequence ATGCTGTTTGCCTTTTTCCAACGTCTCCTGCGCGACCAGAACGGGGTCGGCTTCGTCGAACTGGCGCTGGTCGCGCCGCTGCTGGCGCTGCTGTTCCTCGGCATGATCGACCTGTCCAAGATCGTGACCACCCGCGTCGACCTCGAACAGGCCGCCCAGCGCACCACCGATTTCGCGCTCGCCAAGCGTCCGCCCAACGGGAACACCGCCTATCTGGTGACCGAGGCCAAGAACGCTTCGGGCGTGACCAACACCGCCGATGTGACCGTGAAGCTGACGCTCGAATGCGACGGCACGGTGCAGGCCAATTTCACCGACAGCTGCAGCTCCGGCCAGGTCACCGCGCGCTTTGCCGAGGTTGCCATCAAGCGGCAGGTTTCGACCGGGTTCAACTGGCGCGCCATCGCCGCCATGTTCGGCGGCGGCAGCGGCACCTACCGCCCGGTCACCGTGACCGGTGACAGCGTGGTGAGGCTCCAGTGA
- a CDS encoding TadE/TadG family type IV pilus assembly protein, producing MRRLVRDERGSVGLEFGIAIPVLVALIIGVLQFGLVLNANGAMRHAMGEGLRLAKVDTTATDTEVTDRVKAQLLGVNQTGIQTLTFNRSTTNNIEQGTLTLTLRLTPVIPFAAVPPITLTETKTIYLPN from the coding sequence ATGCGGCGGCTTGTAAGGGACGAGCGCGGCTCGGTCGGGCTCGAGTTCGGCATCGCCATCCCGGTGCTGGTCGCGCTGATCATCGGCGTGCTGCAGTTCGGCCTCGTGCTGAACGCCAACGGCGCGATGCGGCACGCGATGGGCGAAGGCCTGCGCCTGGCCAAGGTCGACACCACGGCCACCGACACCGAGGTGACCGACCGCGTCAAGGCGCAGCTGCTGGGCGTCAACCAGACCGGAATCCAGACGCTGACCTTCAACCGGTCGACCACCAACAATATCGAACAGGGCACGCTCACGCTGACGCTGCGCCTGACGCCGGTGATCCCCTTCGCCGCGGTCCCGCCGATTACGCTGACCGAGACGAAGACGATCTACCTGCCGAACTGA
- a CDS encoding S9 family peptidase, producing MFRISALAASFVALSAVPLSAPLAQTAQASAEARPAQIPEAAFAKRSPFTRVTVSPDGRLIASRARAGGKEFVALIDASTQKLVQRYSVGEGNEITRIRWAGPKQLLVSIRGTAERAGNSYSATRLAYVHVETGAMEMLGDFGGRDGDNVIFIAEDGSYALVSVQRLRTQYPSVVRYDFGSEVRTSIAQRPIEGVWDWYADNEGVVRLGLGLRSRNLRVHYRSGPDDKFRLVEKIKDRDIEDNYLDVTYIRAGSDQAYVLTKGDSERIGLYTFDLATREVIDLVYENPDADIDSVQMRDGKPMGAFWTNDQSNVHWFDEGLAQTYDALSNALPEELVWIQSRSEEDERLVIWAGGPADPGAYYVYTPAEGRLSLLTEQRPEIDETQLARPKAIGYTARDGTKIRAILTLPKGREAKDLPLIILPHGGPYEVHDTLDYSDEVQLLANRGYAVLQPNFRGSGGYGEAFVELGYGQIGQAMQDDLDDAMDWAVAEGIADKDRVCLVGSSYGGYAALWGVIRNPERYRCAASFAGVTDWELVLEHDDQFFRNWANERREAKIFGEGDFDFDAVSPYRLAHTLTRPILIAQGKDDERVPYSQFTKFRSALKKSSITPVELVFEDEGHSFKEPESEQQWYEALTAFLAQHNPAD from the coding sequence ATGTTTCGTATTAGCGCGCTTGCCGCGTCGTTTGTCGCTTTGTCCGCCGTTCCGCTGTCCGCGCCGCTCGCGCAGACCGCACAGGCTTCCGCCGAAGCCCGCCCGGCACAGATTCCGGAAGCCGCCTTTGCCAAGCGCAGCCCGTTCACCCGGGTCACCGTTTCGCCCGACGGGCGCCTGATTGCCTCGCGCGCTCGCGCAGGCGGCAAGGAATTCGTCGCCCTGATCGATGCCTCGACGCAGAAGCTGGTGCAGCGCTACTCGGTCGGCGAAGGCAACGAGATCACCCGCATCCGCTGGGCCGGTCCGAAGCAGCTGCTGGTCTCCATCCGCGGCACGGCGGAGCGTGCGGGCAATTCCTATTCGGCAACCCGGCTTGCCTATGTCCATGTCGAAACCGGCGCGATGGAAATGCTCGGCGATTTCGGCGGCCGTGACGGCGACAACGTGATTTTCATCGCCGAGGATGGCTCCTACGCGCTCGTTTCCGTCCAGCGCCTGCGCACGCAGTATCCCTCGGTAGTGCGGTATGATTTCGGGTCGGAAGTGCGCACCTCGATCGCGCAGCGCCCGATCGAAGGCGTGTGGGACTGGTACGCCGACAACGAAGGCGTGGTGCGCCTCGGCCTTGGCCTGCGGTCGCGCAACCTGCGGGTTCACTACCGCTCGGGCCCCGACGACAAGTTCCGCCTGGTCGAGAAGATCAAGGACCGGGACATCGAGGACAATTACCTCGACGTGACCTACATCCGCGCCGGGTCCGACCAGGCCTATGTCCTGACCAAGGGCGATAGCGAGCGCATCGGTCTCTACACCTTCGACCTCGCCACGCGCGAGGTCATCGATCTCGTCTACGAAAACCCGGATGCGGATATCGACAGCGTGCAGATGCGCGATGGCAAGCCGATGGGCGCGTTCTGGACCAACGACCAGTCGAATGTTCACTGGTTCGACGAAGGGCTGGCCCAGACCTACGACGCGCTGTCCAACGCGCTGCCGGAAGAGCTGGTGTGGATCCAGTCGCGTTCCGAAGAGGACGAGCGGCTGGTCATCTGGGCCGGCGGACCGGCCGACCCGGGCGCCTATTACGTCTACACCCCGGCCGAAGGCCGCCTGTCGCTGCTGACCGAGCAGCGGCCCGAGATCGACGAGACCCAGCTCGCGCGGCCCAAGGCCATCGGCTACACCGCGCGCGACGGCACGAAGATCCGCGCGATCCTGACCCTGCCCAAGGGACGCGAGGCGAAGGACCTGCCGCTGATCATCCTGCCGCATGGCGGGCCTTACGAAGTCCACGACACGCTCGACTACAGCGACGAGGTCCAGCTTCTCGCCAACCGCGGTTACGCCGTGCTCCAGCCCAACTTCCGCGGCTCGGGCGGCTACGGCGAAGCCTTCGTCGAGCTCGGCTATGGCCAGATTGGCCAGGCGATGCAGGACGACCTCGACGATGCGATGGACTGGGCCGTTGCCGAAGGCATTGCCGACAAGGACCGCGTCTGCCTCGTGGGCAGCTCCTATGGCGGATACGCCGCGCTCTGGGGCGTCATTCGCAATCCGGAACGCTATCGCTGCGCGGCAAGCTTTGCCGGGGTGACCGATTGGGAGCTGGTGCTTGAACACGACGACCAGTTCTTCCGCAACTGGGCGAACGAGCGGCGCGAGGCGAAGATCTTCGGCGAGGGAGACTTCGATTTCGACGCGGTTTCGCCTTACCGGCTCGCCCACACGCTGACCCGCCCGATCCTGATTGCACAGGGCAAGGACGATGAGCGCGTGCCCTATTCGCAGTTCACCAAGTTCCGCAGCGCGCTGAAGAAATCCTCGATCACGCCGGTTGAGCTGGTGTTCGAGGACGAGGGCCACTCGTTCAAGGAACCGGAGAGCGAGCAGCAGTGGTACGAGGCGCTCACCGCCTTCCTCGCCCAGCACAACCCGGCGGACTGA
- a CDS encoding 2-hydroxychromene-2-carboxylate isomerase, producing the protein MTKTVEFIFDFVSPNGYLAWYPLKGVLQRTGAELVVTPVFLGGMHRLTGNAPPMIRDKDVKGKVEYSSLEMRRFIERHGYDKFRLHPQFPFNSVTFQRMLLAVEGEERVKLVETLLVALWEEGVAIDDPAAIGAKLAGAGFDAQALLEKTQDPAIKQQLIDNTSAAVERGAFGIPTFYVDRGEGPEMYFGKERLGQIEEYLNGGKP; encoded by the coding sequence GTGACCAAGACCGTCGAGTTCATTTTCGATTTTGTCAGCCCAAACGGATACCTCGCGTGGTATCCGCTCAAGGGCGTGCTGCAGCGCACCGGAGCCGAGCTGGTCGTGACGCCCGTGTTCCTTGGCGGGATGCACCGCCTGACAGGCAACGCGCCGCCGATGATCCGCGACAAGGATGTGAAGGGCAAGGTCGAGTATTCCTCGCTCGAGATGCGCCGCTTCATCGAGCGGCACGGCTACGACAAGTTCCGTCTCCATCCGCAGTTCCCGTTCAATTCGGTGACCTTCCAGCGCATGCTGCTGGCGGTTGAGGGGGAGGAGCGCGTAAAGCTCGTCGAAACCCTGCTCGTCGCGCTGTGGGAAGAAGGGGTCGCGATCGACGATCCCGCCGCCATAGGCGCAAAGCTCGCCGGCGCGGGGTTCGATGCCCAGGCCTTGCTTGAAAAGACGCAGGACCCGGCAATCAAGCAGCAGCTGATCGACAACACCTCCGCCGCGGTGGAACGCGGTGCCTTCGGCATCCCGACCTTCTATGTGGACCGGGGCGAGGGGCCGGAAATGTATTTCGGCAAGGAACGTCTCGGGCAGATCGAGGAGTACCTAAACGGCGGTAAACCCTGA